The proteins below are encoded in one region of Castor canadensis chromosome 6, mCasCan1.hap1v2, whole genome shotgun sequence:
- the LOC109685058 gene encoding zinc finger and SCAN domain-containing protein 25 isoform X1: MLKERPTMAEDPRQHVGVPVVKLEQELPWGRAQEDSSPETFRLRFRQFRYQEAAGPQEALRELQELCRQWLRPELHTKEQILELLVLEQFLTILPREFYAWIREHGLESGKALVAMVEDLTGSTLEAKAVPCHVQGEHQETALGRGAWEPGVHLGPVEVKPEWGMPHGEGVQGHSTVEQLSQDLGDGTQAFQEQALPVLQTGPGLPAVSTRDHEMAAGFLTAGSQGLGPFKDVVLAFPEEEWRHVTPAQIDCFGEYVETQECGVPPGTGNKDKEAKPQQEDLKGTFAGLTPERLAEAAVQGPGPDRGCEQESGGSGGDLPGLPAPLPAAAVVDELGTHSSFWKPFQCPECGKGFSRSSNLVRHQRTHEEEKAFGCVECGKGFTLREYLTKHQRTHLGKRPYVCGECWKTFSQRHHLEVHQRSHTGEKPYKCADCWKSFSRRQHLQVHRRTHTGEKPYTCECGKSFSRNANLAVHRRAHTGEKPYGCQVCGKRFSKGERLVRHQRIHTGEKPYHCAACGRSFNQRSILNRHQKTQHRSEPTQQ; this comes from the exons ATGCTGAAGGAGCGACCCACGATGGCCGAGGATCCCCGGCAGCACGTGGGTGTTCCCGTGGTGAAGCTggagcaggagttgccatggggCAGGGCACAGGAGGACTCCAGTCCCGAGACTTTTCGCCTGAGGTTTCGGCAGTTCCGCTACCAGGAGGCAGCAGGTCCCCAGGAAGCCCTCAGGGAGCTCCAAGAGCTGTGCCGCCAGTGGCTGCGGCCCGAGTTGCACACCAAGGAGCAGATCCTGGAGCTGCTCGTGCTGGAGCAGTTCCTGACCATCCTGCCCCGGGAGTTCTATGCTTGGATCCGGGAGCACGGCCTGGAGAGTGGCAAGGCCCTGGTGGCCATGGTGGAGGACCTGACAGGGAGCACGCTGGAGGCCAAGGCG GTGCCATGCCATGTGCAGGGAGAACATCAGGAGACAGCTCTTGGCCGAGGTGCCTGGGAGCCAGGTGTCCACCTGGGGCCAGTGGAGGTCAAGCCCGAGTGGGGGATGCCCCACGGGGAAGGAGTTCAGGGCCACAGCACTGTGGAGCAGCTGAGTCAGGACCTTGGAGATGGGACCCAGGCCTTCCAGGAGCAGG CTCTGCCTGTTCTTCAGACGGGTCCAGGCCTCCCGGCAGTGAGCACCAGAGACCATGAGATGGCAGCTGGGTTCCTTACGGCGGGATCCCAG GGGTTGGGGCCATTTAAAGACGTGGTCCTGGCCTTCCCCGAGGAGGAGTGGAGGCATGTGACCCCAGCCCAGATCGACTGCTTTGGGGAGTATGTGGAGACCCAGGAATGTGGGGTCCCTCCAG GCACTGGGAACAAGGACAAAGAGGCAAAGCCCCAGCAGGAGGACCTTAAAGGGACGTTTGCTGGGCTGACCCCTGAGCGGCTGGCAGAAGCCGCTGTCCAGGGTCCTGGGCCCGACCGGGGCTGTGAGCAGGAGTCCGGGGGCTCCGGGGGTGACCTGCCCGGGCTCCCCGCTCCCCTGCCCGCCGCAGCGGTGGTGGATGAGCTAGGCACGCACAGCTCCTTCTGGAAGCCCTTCCAGTGCCCCGAGTGCGGGAAAGGCTTCAGCCGCAGCTCAAACCTCGTGCGGCACCAGCGGACCCACGAGGAGGAGAAGGCATTCGGCTGCGTGGAGTGCGGGAAGGGCTTCACGCTGCGGGAGTACCTCACCAAGCACCAGAGGACACACCTGGGCAAGCGGCCGTACGTGTGCGGCGAGTGCTGGAAGACCTTCAGCCAGAGGCACCACCTGGAAGTGCACCAGCGCAGCCACACCGGCGAGAAGCCCTACAAGTGCGCGGACTGCTGGAAGAGCTTCAGCCGCCGGCAGCACCTGCAGGTGCACCGCAGGACGCATACCGGTGAGAAGCCCTACACGTGCGAGTGCGGCAAGAGCTTCAGCAGGAACGCCAACCTGGCGGTGCACCGGCGTGCGCACACCGGCGAGAAGCCCTACGGCTGCCAGGTGTGCGGGAAGCGCTTCAGCAAGGGAGAGCGGCTGGTGCGTCACCAGCGCAtccacacaggagagaagccTTATCACTGTGCGGCCTGCGGGCGCAGCTTCAACCAGAGGTCCATCCTCAACCGCCACCAGAAGACCCAGCACCGCTCAGAGCCCACACAGCAGTGA
- the LOC109685058 gene encoding zinc finger and SCAN domain-containing protein 25 isoform X5 codes for MLKERPTMAEDPRQHVGVPVVKLEQELPWGRAQEDSSPETFRLRFRQFRYQEAAGPQEALRELQELCRQWLRPELHTKEQILELLVLEQFLTILPREFYAWIREHGLESGKALVAMVEDLTGSTLEAKAVPCHVQGEHQETALGRGAWEPGVHLGPVEVKPEWGMPHGEGVQGHSTVEQLSQDLGDGTQAFQEQALPVLQTGPGLPAVSTRDHEMAAGFLTAGSQGLGPFKDVVLAFPEEEWRHVTPAQIDCFGEYVETQECGVPPESALVSFVLQALGTRTKRQSPSRRTLKGRLLG; via the exons ATGCTGAAGGAGCGACCCACGATGGCCGAGGATCCCCGGCAGCACGTGGGTGTTCCCGTGGTGAAGCTggagcaggagttgccatggggCAGGGCACAGGAGGACTCCAGTCCCGAGACTTTTCGCCTGAGGTTTCGGCAGTTCCGCTACCAGGAGGCAGCAGGTCCCCAGGAAGCCCTCAGGGAGCTCCAAGAGCTGTGCCGCCAGTGGCTGCGGCCCGAGTTGCACACCAAGGAGCAGATCCTGGAGCTGCTCGTGCTGGAGCAGTTCCTGACCATCCTGCCCCGGGAGTTCTATGCTTGGATCCGGGAGCACGGCCTGGAGAGTGGCAAGGCCCTGGTGGCCATGGTGGAGGACCTGACAGGGAGCACGCTGGAGGCCAAGGCG GTGCCATGCCATGTGCAGGGAGAACATCAGGAGACAGCTCTTGGCCGAGGTGCCTGGGAGCCAGGTGTCCACCTGGGGCCAGTGGAGGTCAAGCCCGAGTGGGGGATGCCCCACGGGGAAGGAGTTCAGGGCCACAGCACTGTGGAGCAGCTGAGTCAGGACCTTGGAGATGGGACCCAGGCCTTCCAGGAGCAGG CTCTGCCTGTTCTTCAGACGGGTCCAGGCCTCCCGGCAGTGAGCACCAGAGACCATGAGATGGCAGCTGGGTTCCTTACGGCGGGATCCCAG GGGTTGGGGCCATTTAAAGACGTGGTCCTGGCCTTCCCCGAGGAGGAGTGGAGGCATGTGACCCCAGCCCAGATCGACTGCTTTGGGGAGTATGTGGAGACCCAGGAATGTGGGGTCCCTCCAG AATCAGCGTTGGTCTCCTTTGTCCTGCAGGCACTGGGAACAAGGACAAAGAGGCAAAGCCCCAGCAGGAGGACCTTAAAGGGACGTTTGCTGGGCTGA
- the LOC109685058 gene encoding zinc finger and SCAN domain-containing protein 25 isoform X4, translating to MPHGEGVQGHSTVEQLSQDLGDGTQAFQEQALPVLQTGPGLPAVSTRDHEMAAGFLTAGSQGLGPFKDVVLAFPEEEWRHVTPAQIDCFGEYVETQECGVPPGTGNKDKEAKPQQEDLKGTFAGLTPERLAEAAVQGPGPDRGCEQESGGSGGDLPGLPAPLPAAAVVDELGTHSSFWKPFQCPECGKGFSRSSNLVRHQRTHEEEKAFGCVECGKGFTLREYLTKHQRTHLGKRPYVCGECWKTFSQRHHLEVHQRSHTGEKPYKCADCWKSFSRRQHLQVHRRTHTGEKPYTCECGKSFSRNANLAVHRRAHTGEKPYGCQVCGKRFSKGERLVRHQRIHTGEKPYHCAACGRSFNQRSILNRHQKTQHRSEPTQQ from the exons ATGCCCCACGGGGAAGGAGTTCAGGGCCACAGCACTGTGGAGCAGCTGAGTCAGGACCTTGGAGATGGGACCCAGGCCTTCCAGGAGCAGG CTCTGCCTGTTCTTCAGACGGGTCCAGGCCTCCCGGCAGTGAGCACCAGAGACCATGAGATGGCAGCTGGGTTCCTTACGGCGGGATCCCAG GGGTTGGGGCCATTTAAAGACGTGGTCCTGGCCTTCCCCGAGGAGGAGTGGAGGCATGTGACCCCAGCCCAGATCGACTGCTTTGGGGAGTATGTGGAGACCCAGGAATGTGGGGTCCCTCCAG GCACTGGGAACAAGGACAAAGAGGCAAAGCCCCAGCAGGAGGACCTTAAAGGGACGTTTGCTGGGCTGACCCCTGAGCGGCTGGCAGAAGCCGCTGTCCAGGGTCCTGGGCCCGACCGGGGCTGTGAGCAGGAGTCCGGGGGCTCCGGGGGTGACCTGCCCGGGCTCCCCGCTCCCCTGCCCGCCGCAGCGGTGGTGGATGAGCTAGGCACGCACAGCTCCTTCTGGAAGCCCTTCCAGTGCCCCGAGTGCGGGAAAGGCTTCAGCCGCAGCTCAAACCTCGTGCGGCACCAGCGGACCCACGAGGAGGAGAAGGCATTCGGCTGCGTGGAGTGCGGGAAGGGCTTCACGCTGCGGGAGTACCTCACCAAGCACCAGAGGACACACCTGGGCAAGCGGCCGTACGTGTGCGGCGAGTGCTGGAAGACCTTCAGCCAGAGGCACCACCTGGAAGTGCACCAGCGCAGCCACACCGGCGAGAAGCCCTACAAGTGCGCGGACTGCTGGAAGAGCTTCAGCCGCCGGCAGCACCTGCAGGTGCACCGCAGGACGCATACCGGTGAGAAGCCCTACACGTGCGAGTGCGGCAAGAGCTTCAGCAGGAACGCCAACCTGGCGGTGCACCGGCGTGCGCACACCGGCGAGAAGCCCTACGGCTGCCAGGTGTGCGGGAAGCGCTTCAGCAAGGGAGAGCGGCTGGTGCGTCACCAGCGCAtccacacaggagagaagccTTATCACTGTGCGGCCTGCGGGCGCAGCTTCAACCAGAGGTCCATCCTCAACCGCCACCAGAAGACCCAGCACCGCTCAGAGCCCACACAGCAGTGA
- the LOC109685058 gene encoding uncharacterized protein isoform X3 produces the protein MGQGTGGLQSRDFSPEVSAVPLPGGSRSPGSPQGAPRAVPPVAAARVAHQGADPGAARAGAVPDHPAPGVLCLDPGARPGEWQGPGGHGGGPDREHAGGQGALPVLQTGPGLPAVSTRDHEMAAGFLTAGSQGLGPFKDVVLAFPEEEWRHVTPAQIDCFGEYVETQECGVPPGTGNKDKEAKPQQEDLKGTFAGLTPERLAEAAVQGPGPDRGCEQESGGSGGDLPGLPAPLPAAAVVDELGTHSSFWKPFQCPECGKGFSRSSNLVRHQRTHEEEKAFGCVECGKGFTLREYLTKHQRTHLGKRPYVCGECWKTFSQRHHLEVHQRSHTGEKPYKCADCWKSFSRRQHLQVHRRTHTGEKPYTCECGKSFSRNANLAVHRRAHTGEKPYGCQVCGKRFSKGERLVRHQRIHTGEKPYHCAACGRSFNQRSILNRHQKTQHRSEPTQQ, from the exons atggggCAGGGCACAGGAGGACTCCAGTCCCGAGACTTTTCGCCTGAGGTTTCGGCAGTTCCGCTACCAGGAGGCAGCAGGTCCCCAGGAAGCCCTCAGGGAGCTCCAAGAGCTGTGCCGCCAGTGGCTGCGGCCCGAGTTGCACACCAAGGAGCAGATCCTGGAGCTGCTCGTGCTGGAGCAGTTCCTGACCATCCTGCCCCGGGAGTTCTATGCTTGGATCCGGGAGCACGGCCTGGAGAGTGGCAAGGCCCTGGTGGCCATGGTGGAGGACCTGACAGGGAGCACGCTGGAGGCCAAGGCG CTCTGCCTGTTCTTCAGACGGGTCCAGGCCTCCCGGCAGTGAGCACCAGAGACCATGAGATGGCAGCTGGGTTCCTTACGGCGGGATCCCAG GGGTTGGGGCCATTTAAAGACGTGGTCCTGGCCTTCCCCGAGGAGGAGTGGAGGCATGTGACCCCAGCCCAGATCGACTGCTTTGGGGAGTATGTGGAGACCCAGGAATGTGGGGTCCCTCCAG GCACTGGGAACAAGGACAAAGAGGCAAAGCCCCAGCAGGAGGACCTTAAAGGGACGTTTGCTGGGCTGACCCCTGAGCGGCTGGCAGAAGCCGCTGTCCAGGGTCCTGGGCCCGACCGGGGCTGTGAGCAGGAGTCCGGGGGCTCCGGGGGTGACCTGCCCGGGCTCCCCGCTCCCCTGCCCGCCGCAGCGGTGGTGGATGAGCTAGGCACGCACAGCTCCTTCTGGAAGCCCTTCCAGTGCCCCGAGTGCGGGAAAGGCTTCAGCCGCAGCTCAAACCTCGTGCGGCACCAGCGGACCCACGAGGAGGAGAAGGCATTCGGCTGCGTGGAGTGCGGGAAGGGCTTCACGCTGCGGGAGTACCTCACCAAGCACCAGAGGACACACCTGGGCAAGCGGCCGTACGTGTGCGGCGAGTGCTGGAAGACCTTCAGCCAGAGGCACCACCTGGAAGTGCACCAGCGCAGCCACACCGGCGAGAAGCCCTACAAGTGCGCGGACTGCTGGAAGAGCTTCAGCCGCCGGCAGCACCTGCAGGTGCACCGCAGGACGCATACCGGTGAGAAGCCCTACACGTGCGAGTGCGGCAAGAGCTTCAGCAGGAACGCCAACCTGGCGGTGCACCGGCGTGCGCACACCGGCGAGAAGCCCTACGGCTGCCAGGTGTGCGGGAAGCGCTTCAGCAAGGGAGAGCGGCTGGTGCGTCACCAGCGCAtccacacaggagagaagccTTATCACTGTGCGGCCTGCGGGCGCAGCTTCAACCAGAGGTCCATCCTCAACCGCCACCAGAAGACCCAGCACCGCTCAGAGCCCACACAGCAGTGA
- the LOC109685058 gene encoding zinc finger and SCAN domain-containing protein 25 isoform X2 has translation MLKERPTMAEDPRQHVGVPVVKLEQELPWGRAQEDSSPETFRLRFRQFRYQEAAGPQEALRELQELCRQWLRPELHTKEQILELLVLEQFLTILPREFYAWIREHGLESGKALVAMVEDLTGSTLEAKAVALPVLQTGPGLPAVSTRDHEMAAGFLTAGSQGLGPFKDVVLAFPEEEWRHVTPAQIDCFGEYVETQECGVPPGTGNKDKEAKPQQEDLKGTFAGLTPERLAEAAVQGPGPDRGCEQESGGSGGDLPGLPAPLPAAAVVDELGTHSSFWKPFQCPECGKGFSRSSNLVRHQRTHEEEKAFGCVECGKGFTLREYLTKHQRTHLGKRPYVCGECWKTFSQRHHLEVHQRSHTGEKPYKCADCWKSFSRRQHLQVHRRTHTGEKPYTCECGKSFSRNANLAVHRRAHTGEKPYGCQVCGKRFSKGERLVRHQRIHTGEKPYHCAACGRSFNQRSILNRHQKTQHRSEPTQQ, from the exons ATGCTGAAGGAGCGACCCACGATGGCCGAGGATCCCCGGCAGCACGTGGGTGTTCCCGTGGTGAAGCTggagcaggagttgccatggggCAGGGCACAGGAGGACTCCAGTCCCGAGACTTTTCGCCTGAGGTTTCGGCAGTTCCGCTACCAGGAGGCAGCAGGTCCCCAGGAAGCCCTCAGGGAGCTCCAAGAGCTGTGCCGCCAGTGGCTGCGGCCCGAGTTGCACACCAAGGAGCAGATCCTGGAGCTGCTCGTGCTGGAGCAGTTCCTGACCATCCTGCCCCGGGAGTTCTATGCTTGGATCCGGGAGCACGGCCTGGAGAGTGGCAAGGCCCTGGTGGCCATGGTGGAGGACCTGACAGGGAGCACGCTGGAGGCCAAGGCGGTGG CTCTGCCTGTTCTTCAGACGGGTCCAGGCCTCCCGGCAGTGAGCACCAGAGACCATGAGATGGCAGCTGGGTTCCTTACGGCGGGATCCCAG GGGTTGGGGCCATTTAAAGACGTGGTCCTGGCCTTCCCCGAGGAGGAGTGGAGGCATGTGACCCCAGCCCAGATCGACTGCTTTGGGGAGTATGTGGAGACCCAGGAATGTGGGGTCCCTCCAG GCACTGGGAACAAGGACAAAGAGGCAAAGCCCCAGCAGGAGGACCTTAAAGGGACGTTTGCTGGGCTGACCCCTGAGCGGCTGGCAGAAGCCGCTGTCCAGGGTCCTGGGCCCGACCGGGGCTGTGAGCAGGAGTCCGGGGGCTCCGGGGGTGACCTGCCCGGGCTCCCCGCTCCCCTGCCCGCCGCAGCGGTGGTGGATGAGCTAGGCACGCACAGCTCCTTCTGGAAGCCCTTCCAGTGCCCCGAGTGCGGGAAAGGCTTCAGCCGCAGCTCAAACCTCGTGCGGCACCAGCGGACCCACGAGGAGGAGAAGGCATTCGGCTGCGTGGAGTGCGGGAAGGGCTTCACGCTGCGGGAGTACCTCACCAAGCACCAGAGGACACACCTGGGCAAGCGGCCGTACGTGTGCGGCGAGTGCTGGAAGACCTTCAGCCAGAGGCACCACCTGGAAGTGCACCAGCGCAGCCACACCGGCGAGAAGCCCTACAAGTGCGCGGACTGCTGGAAGAGCTTCAGCCGCCGGCAGCACCTGCAGGTGCACCGCAGGACGCATACCGGTGAGAAGCCCTACACGTGCGAGTGCGGCAAGAGCTTCAGCAGGAACGCCAACCTGGCGGTGCACCGGCGTGCGCACACCGGCGAGAAGCCCTACGGCTGCCAGGTGTGCGGGAAGCGCTTCAGCAAGGGAGAGCGGCTGGTGCGTCACCAGCGCAtccacacaggagagaagccTTATCACTGTGCGGCCTGCGGGCGCAGCTTCAACCAGAGGTCCATCCTCAACCGCCACCAGAAGACCCAGCACCGCTCAGAGCCCACACAGCAGTGA